A region of the Sinorhizobium arboris LMG 14919 genome:
TGCCATGATGCAGGACATCGAGCGCATCTGCGTCGATCCGACGGCGGAAGATCGCGACTGGTTCCCCGAAATCGCCGGTATCGGCAACTGGCGCGAGACGCTTCTCGATGCCTGGGCGAACCATCGCGACGAATCCTTCATCCTGCAGTTCCTGAGCCCTGCATTGATCCGCAAGTTCCGGCTGTTCCTGCTGACGGACGAGGCGGACGACAATTTCTGCGAGGTGGCTTCCATTCACAACGAGCGCGGCTATGAGGCGATACGTACCGCTCTCGCCCGCAGCTACGACATCGGCACCAGCCAGCCCGACATCCAGGTGATGGATGTCGATCTGCTTGGCGATCGGCATCTGCGCCTGCAGCACAATGTGAAGGATGGCGTGCTTCTGGAGGAGAACAGCCGCGATGCCACCCTGCGCCACGTCCGCCATCTGTGGGGTTACGAGGTCAGCCTCGCCGGCGTCGACATGGAAACCGGAGAAACGCTCTACGAGTGCTCGACGGAGGAACTGTCCGACTAGAACGGGATGAGGAAACCTGTGTGCGGTTTTCCGCCCGCGCTCTGCGCCTCAGCCTATCGGAGGCGATCGCTTTCATGATTTTAGTTAGTTCTTTGTCTTCATGCATGTCGTTGTCCCAAAACCGCTGCACACTTTTGGGCGACATACATTAATAGGCGAGTTGAGAAGCCGCCGACATCAACTCTTCGGGATTCAGCGCCCGGCATAAATTCCGGCCTTCCTCTTCGACTTCTGTGAAACTCCACCGAACCACACCCTCTCGGTCGAGCAGGAAATGGCCGACAAGCTGCATATGGCCGGGAATCCTCACCTGCTGATCGGCTTCTTTGATTTCATATCCATCCTTGTTGCTGAGAAGGTCACCCCCGGCGGCCGGATTCATTGGTTCAGGCAATTCCCCCGGCCAATCGACCCGCATCTCCGTGACTGCGTCCGCTCCGACCTTGTACGGCCAGTCGGTCGCATTCTCCGTGAGTTCCAGGAGGGGTAAGCCGAAGGCGCGGTGCGAAGCTCGCTCGGGATCGGATGCTGCAAGAAGACCGGGTATCGGCTGATAGCGGAAATAAAGACGCGCGCGTTCCACGGGGGTGTTTACCACCGCTAGAGAGTGCACGCCTTTCTCACGCAGGGCTGGATTGAGCCGGGCCATCGCCGCGACATGGCGTCGGCAGAAAGGACAAAGCAGGCCTCGAAACAAACCGATCAACAAAGGGCTGCGGCCGCGAAACTCATCAAGCGCGATCTTCCCCTCGCGAGAGATCGCATCCAGCACGATGTTCGGGGCCCGGTCGCCCGGTTGCAAAGGATGGTCTTGATAATGCGCGGACATTGACAACCTCCTCGCCCGAAGGACCAGTCAAGAAGAGGCAGTATGACAAATGCTTCGCGGTCGATCACGTGCTGGGCGCAAAAGTCCTGCTCGAAAGCATTCGGGCATGCACACCCTGACCTCTCGTCTCAGCGTCAGCCAGGATAGACCTGAGAATGGCCCCATATCGGCCCGCGAGCAAGCGTAAACAGCAGCTCGTGACCGGCGCTACAGGACGCGACACAGCGCCATTTAAACATCTGCAATCTCTTCCCCGTCACAGAAATGCAGAAACTACTTCAAGGCTGTCGGATATGAGGCCGATTAAACGCGACGCGCTTTAAAAATCGCGACACGCTTTAGGTCGACCAGACCTGATCATCGTGGTCCGGAGCGCTTCAGTGCTCCATCGAAGCATTGAAACGCTCTGATACTTTCGGACGGAAAACCGCTGCGCGCTTTTCCTGGAGTTGCCGCCGCTGAGGTCAAGGCTGAGATGAAGTCGGTGGGGAAACGCGCGCGCTCCGGAAATTACTTCTCCGTCCCCTCAGGGGAAATCTGTTGCGATTCGCCGCCGGTGCCGGTTTGGGCCGTCGGATCCCGGTCGGTCGGGACCGGCTGCCCGGTGCCGACGCTGCCCGTCTGTTCCGGTGAGGGGGCGGGTTGAACCTGTTCCGTCTCGGTGAGGCGGTCGTTATCGGTGCTTTCGCCCCAGATTTCCACCGCGCCCCAGACGACGAGGGCAAGGAACAGACCGCCGACGAGCACGCCGAGCACGGGTATGCCTGAGCGGCCCTGTTTCGCCTCCTCGGCAGAGAAATTCTCTCTGTCCGCTCCATGCGTCGCAGAGGGCGGATCACCGCGTTCGTCGAGATATTTGGCCATCGCTTTTAACTCCGTTGACTGTGACTGTGGAACGGAACGGGAGCCGACAATGTTCCGCGATCAGTCTCCGGGCGGCCAGGAGTCGGCGACGCTGCGGCGAACGAGCTTATAGGTGTGGTCGGGCTGAACTTCATAGGTCTCGAAGACCATGGTCCCCTGATGCAGGAACCGGTTCTGGATCATGGTGCCCGGGGCGGCGCGGGTTTTTCGCGACGCGGCGTTTTCGCCATAGGTAAGGCTGCCCGGAAGCGGCTCCAGGTCCGGAGGCGTTGCGGTGCAGCCCGCAAGCGCAGCCACGCAGATGAGTATGAGGCCCATTTTCTTCATCAACTGTCCTTCGCCTTGATTATTGGAGCCGATGGTCGACCGGGAACGGTTTACGGCAGATCGAAGGTGCGCCGCAATCATCGCGTGTCGGGAAATGTCCGGTTCAGTTAAATTTCTCAAATCGCTTGACGGCGCGTTCGCGCTTCAGCCTGGAAAGCCGCCGCAGCCAGAAGAAACCGTCGAGCTGGTCGATCTCGTGTTGCAGGCAAACCGCCATCAGCCCTTCGGCTTCCTCCTCGCGCGCCTCGCCGCCCAGGGATTGAAAGCGCACACGCACGCGCGCCGGCCGCTCTACCTCTTCGACGATGCCGGGCATCGAGACGCTGCCTTCATCATGGCGTACGGTCTCGCTCGACTGCCAGACGATTTCCGGGTTGACGAAGCTGCGCGGTCCCTCCTGTCGGTCTATCTCGATGACCATCACGCGCTGCAGAATGCCGATATGCGGCGCAGTGATGCCTATGCCGGGGGCGGCGCGCATCGTGTCGGCGAGATCGTCGGCGAGTTGGCGGAGATCTTCGTCGAATTGCGTGACCGGCTCCGCGGCCGTTGCAAGCAGCGGGTTCGGAAAGCGTATGATCGGGCGGACAGCCATTGGAAATGTCTCTGCTCGGGTCTGTTGCCGGGACGGCGCCCGGGAGGCTCGCCACATTCGTTTCATCATTTCATATGTTTTTGCAACAGCTTGGATAAATGATCCGAGGGCAGTCGTCGATCGCGTCTGGACTGTGGACGTAGGCGGAGCTTTGCGCTAGCAGGGCAGTGGGGCCGTTTCCGGCGCAGGCTCGGACGGCGGCAATCTCTGGAGGGGCGGGTCCATGAGCAGCACCGGCGACGATGACCGCGGTTCCGACGAAATCGGCGTCCATGACGGCTCGGACATCTACGCCGAGGACGGCTCGGTGCGCTCCGATTTCCTGATGCATGTCGGCGCCGCGATCGCCGATCGCGATACGATCTACCTTCGCCAGCATGTCGCCGGCCTTCACGCCTCCGAACTCGGAGACCTTATCGAGGCGATCCAGCCGGAGCAGCGCATTGCGCTGGTTCTGCTGCTCGGCAAGGACTTCGATCTGGCCGCACTGACCGAAGTCGACGAAGGAATCCGTCTCGATATCGTCGAGCACCTGCCCAACGAGCAGATCGCCGAGGCGATCGGCGAGATGGATTCCGATGATGCGGTCTACATTCTGGAAGACCTTGATCAGGAGGATCAGGAAGAGATCCTCGCCAAGCTTCCCTTTACCGAGCGCGTTCGCCTGCGCCGCTCGCTCGACTATCCGGAGAGCACCGCCGGGCGACGCATGCAGACCGAATTCGTTGCAGTGCCGCCTTTCTGGACGGTGGGGCAGACGATCGACTACATGCGGGAGGACGAGGATCTGCCCGAAAGCTTCACGCAGATTTTCGTCATCGACCCGACCTTCAAGTTGCTCGGGGCCGTCGATCTCGACCGGGTGCTGCGCGCCAAGCGATCGGTAAAGATCGATGCCATCATGCGCGATACGAGCCATTCCGTTCCGGCCGAGATGGACCAGGAGGAGGCCGCACAGCTTTTCGAGCAATACGACCTCCTCTCGGCCGCCGTCGTCGATGAAAACGGTCGGCTCGTCGGCGTGTTGACGATCGACGATGTGGTCGACGTGATCCAGGAAGAAGCCGAAGAGGATTTCCTGCGCCTGAGCGGTGTCGGGGACGAGGAATTGTCGGATTCCGTGGCGGAAGCCGCGCGTTCCCGCGTTCCCTGGCTTTTCGTCAATTCCATAACGGCGTTCGTCTCGGCCTCGGTGATCGGTCTCTTCGATGCGACGATCCAGCAGATCGTCGCGCTCGCGATCCTCATGCCGATCGTGGCGGGGATGGGCGGCAATGCGGGATCCCAAACCATGACCGTCACGGTGCGCGCGCTTGCGACACGCGGGCTTGATATTCACAACGCGCCCAGGATCATTCGCCGCGAGGCGGGCGTCGGTCTCCTGAACGGCATGATCTTTGGAGCCTTCATAGGCCTTGTTGCCGGAGTCTGGTTCCAGGATGCGGATCTCGGTGGCATCATCGCGACCGCGATGATGATCAACATGATGGCTGCGGCCCTCGCCGGCATCCTGATTCCGCTTCTGCTCGAAAAATCCGGCGCCGATCCGGCGGTCTCTTCCGCGGTCTTCGTGACGACGGTAACCGACATAACCGGCTTCTTCAGTTTCCTCGGGATCGCTACGTGGTGGTTCCGCATCGCCTGAAATGCGACGCCGGCCAGTCGGCCCCGTGTTTGACTTTTACGTCAAAGTCAACAATAGTAGGGGTTCGTATTGATTGGAATGGCTGCGTGAACAAGTACTATAGCATTACCGAGCTGACCCGGGAATTCGGCATCTCGACCAGGACGCTGCGCTTTTACGAGGATGAGGGACTGATTCATCCGGAGCGTCGTGGCCGTACGCGTCTGTTCCGCCCCGCCGACCGGCATCTCATAAAGGAGATCCTGCGCGGCCGGCGCATCGGCTTCACCATTGCCGAAATCCGCGAGATCATTCAGGTCTACAAGGACCCGCCCGGCGAGATGGGCCAGCTGCAGCTCTTGATGAAACGGGTCGAGGAGAAGCGCGAGGACTTACGGCAGAAGCGCAAGGACATCGAAGACACGCTTACCGAACTCGACAACGTCGAAGAGGCCTGCCTCACGCGCCTTGCGGAAATCGGCGTCGGCACCTGACCAAGCGAACGCCCGCGCGTCCCTCACTCGGTCGTAGGGCTGAGCGGTAATTGAGGAGACGGCGCATATCGCGCAAGCGAACGTTGCCGCAACGCCCGTACCGCGTGCCTGCAAACTGGGAGGAGGGTGAGCCGGCCTCTTCAATCACCCTTCAAATCCAGCGGGCAGTGTGCCGGCAATATCGCTCGAACTCGAAGCCGAAGCGCGACAGGAGGTGTCGCTCCTCCTTGCGGATCGCGAGCAGGGTCGTCAATCCGACTGCGCCAATGGCCGTGATGAAGAACCAGGGGTTGATCGTCGCCAATCCGAGGCCGACCATCGCGAGCGTGTAGCTGAAATAGATCGGATTGCGCGTGAAGCGAAACGGGCCGCAGGTGACAAGGCAGGTGGCGCACCGATTCGGAAGAACAGCTGTATGGCGGTCGAGGAGGGTTTTGACGGCCCAGAGATCGATGGTGATCGCCAGCAGCATAAAACCGTAGCCCGCGAGCGAAAGAATCCAACTGGGGCCATGCGCCACCGGAACCGGGAAAAGCCGGCCCAGCGCCAGTGCAATCAGAACGGCCGCGCCATAAAGCAGGGCCGGCCATGGAAACTTCAGCGGCTTGGCACGATAGGCATTCATGTCCTAGTCCCCTGATTGCGCGTCCATTGTGCACTGACCGGCGATTCGCGCAATGCGTTCATCCGTGTTCACATCGATTTTGCCCAGGTTCAGATCGTCGAACAGGTTCTGTTCCCTCAGGCGATCGAGCGTGCAACCGCAAAAGGCGCTGCAGGAGATCGCGGAGTTTCCGTTGCTGCAGGCTCGTTCGCAGTTCAGCCGATAGGCCTGCGCCGGATCCGGTGTCGGAGCGGGAACGGCGAGAGAGAACAGATAGACCGCCGCTATAAGCAACGGCTGGTGGATGAGATATACGAGCAGACTGTGACGGCCGCCAAAGGCAAGTGGCGCGATCCAGGGAGCCTCCCCGGTTCCGGCACTTCGGCTGCGCCAGGCGGAGAAAGCCGGGTGGAGCAGCTTTGCGGTGCCGAGGCCGATCAGGAAAGGCGCAAGCCACGGAAGCAGCGGGACGTAATCATTCGAGCGCGGGATCGTTTCCGAGAGGCCGACCCACCAGAGTGCCGGCACGTCGAAAACCGACGAACGCAGATGGAAGGGTGCCGCAAAGGCAGCGGCAGCTGCGAGAAAGGAAACGGCGGCGGGCAACTTGAGGAATAGCAGGCCGACGAGGCTTGCCGCCGCAATGGCGTGGAGAATGCCGAAGAAGATGAACGACTGGGGGAAGGCGAACCAGGTCCCGATGCTGATCAGCGCGGCGGCGCCGGCGATCTTCGCGAAACGCATGGCGAAGGCTCGGGGACGGAGATTCGGGAGCTGGCCGAGCACGAGACTGTAACCCGCAAGAAACAGGAAGCTGCCGGCAATCAAGCGCGCGAACATCCGCCAGCCGCCTGTCCCGGCGGTGCCGGCCGCGACATAGCCGAAGAATTCGAGGTCCCAGACAAAGTGATAGAGAGCCATGGCGACGAGGGCCAGACCGCGAAGCGCATCGAGAAGCGCGATCCGGTTGGTCCGGGTCACCTCCGCGCGGACTTGCGTTTCAGGAGTCGTCGTCGCGCTTTGGTGAGACATCGAATAATCGCTCTGCTGCTGGAGGTGGGTCTACGCTGGCGGCCTCGCGCCAGTCGCGTCGCGATTATGTTGAAATGAGGACGATAAGTCATCCCAGTCAACGCAAAGGATCGAGTGGCCTATGGTCTGCTCTCTATCAGCGCCGCGCGTGCTTCGGAGAAGAACTGCCGCCGTGCCAGCACGAAGATGACGAGGGCGGTCAGCACCATGAAGACGTAGGGGCTGATGAACCAGCCCAGATAGCCGATGGACAGGAAGATCGCCCGGAGCCCGGCATTGAAATGCTTGGCCGCCAGTATGTTCAGGCGGATCGCGCGTTCCGCAGCGCGCTCCGCAGCCGGTTCGTCGCGCTTCATGTCCGCCGTCATCGGAATGCCGCCCATCAGAATCGAGCAGTAGTTGAACAGCCGGTATGACCAGCCGAACTTGAAGAAGGAATAGCCGAACAGGCAGGTCAGTCCGCCGACCTTCAGTTCGAAGGCCGTCCTTCCGCTGCGGAATATCTGCGGCAGATCGCTGAAGATCATCTGGACCTGTTCGGTCGCGCCAAGCAACGCGAAACAGCCGCCGAGCGCGAAGATCGTCGTCGAGGCGAAGAATGCGGTGCCGGCCTGCAGACCGGCGATAATCTGCGTGTCGATCATCTTCAGATCGCGGTTGAGCGAATTGCGGATCCAGCGCGCCCTGTGCTCGTTCATCAATCGCGTCAGGCTGACGCGCTTGAAATTACGCCGCCCGTCGGACGTCCAGGCGAAGCCGGCCCAAAGGAGGACGAAGATGGCGAGCGCTACGTAATCTTCAGTGGTCATGCCGGTTGTTTTGGCATGGCCGTTTGAAAATGCAAGGCGCACGAAGGCCTGTCTTCAGACTCGCGGCCAAATTGCGGCGGGCAGCGACCTGCCGTCTGTGCCGTCCGGACAAGGCGTCCAGCCGGCGCGCAGCAGGCGTTCCGCCTTGCCTCGTCACGGTTTTGCCACATTTCGCCATTGCGCATTAACATTTTCTTCGCTATGGACAGTCCACTTGCCTTATTGGTTACCGAGCTTCGGTATTCGGAGACATCATGGACAAAACAGTAGAGAAGTCGTGCTGGGGCGTGACGGTTCGCGCCGTAGCGGGTTTCGGGGGTGTTCTCGTTCTCGCCTATCTCTTCGGCGGCTTCTGAAAATAGAACGACATGTCAAAAGCGGTGCAGCCTTCGGGCTGCACTGTTTTTTTTTGACTTCCCGCGGCATGCCGGATCTCGAGAACCATGTCGCACCAACAGAATCCAATGTCGGTCGGTCGCCTGACCGATCGGCATAGGATCGCTTAGGGTTCGACCCTATATAAGGGACGATCGACACCGGCCGAGAAGGAAACCGGTGGCTTCGGTTTTATCATCGACGCAGGCGCGAAAGCGCATCGGCGGCACCTCGCGTCAGGCTCTGGGCAGGCAATTCATGTTTCTTTCCGTCTTCGACGTCTTCAAGATCGGTATCGGTCCTTCGAGCTCGCACACGATGGGACCAATGTCGGCCGCCAACAGGTTTCTCGATCTCATCCTGTCGGACGAATGGCCGCGACCGTCTCATGCGGCGGTCGCCAGCATCAAGGTAAGCCTCCATGGATCGCTGGCGCATACGGGCATCGGCCACGGATCGGGCAGGGCGGTCATTCTCGGCCTGATGGGCGAACGCCCTGATCTCGTCGACCCGGACCGGATGGACGAGATCATCGCGGAGGTGGAGCGCACGGGGCGCATCACTCCGCCGGGCCACCTGCCCTATCTATTTCAGCCGAAGGCCGATCTGGTCTTCGATAAGAAGGTACCGCTGCCGGGCCATGCCAACGGTATGTCGTTCTCCGCTTTCGACCGGGACGGACGGCTGCTTCTGAAGCGCATATACTATTCGATCGG
Encoded here:
- a CDS encoding methyltransferase family protein translates to MNAYRAKPLKFPWPALLYGAAVLIALALGRLFPVPVAHGPSWILSLAGYGFMLLAITIDLWAVKTLLDRHTAVLPNRCATCLVTCGPFRFTRNPIYFSYTLAMVGLGLATINPWFFITAIGAVGLTTLLAIRKEERHLLSRFGFEFERYCRHTARWI
- a CDS encoding heparan-alpha-glucosaminide N-acetyltransferase, which codes for MSHQSATTTPETQVRAEVTRTNRIALLDALRGLALVAMALYHFVWDLEFFGYVAAGTAGTGGWRMFARLIAGSFLFLAGYSLVLGQLPNLRPRAFAMRFAKIAGAAALISIGTWFAFPQSFIFFGILHAIAAASLVGLLFLKLPAAVSFLAAAAAFAAPFHLRSSVFDVPALWWVGLSETIPRSNDYVPLLPWLAPFLIGLGTAKLLHPAFSAWRSRSAGTGEAPWIAPLAFGGRHSLLVYLIHQPLLIAAVYLFSLAVPAPTPDPAQAYRLNCERACSNGNSAISCSAFCGCTLDRLREQNLFDDLNLGKIDVNTDERIARIAGQCTMDAQSGD
- a CDS encoding peroxiredoxin-like family protein; the protein is MSAHYQDHPLQPGDRAPNIVLDAISREGKIALDEFRGRSPLLIGLFRGLLCPFCRRHVAAMARLNPALREKGVHSLAVVNTPVERARLYFRYQPIPGLLAASDPERASHRAFGLPLLELTENATDWPYKVGADAVTEMRVDWPGELPEPMNPAAGGDLLSNKDGYEIKEADQQVRIPGHMQLVGHFLLDREGVVRWSFTEVEEEGRNLCRALNPEELMSAASQLAY
- a CDS encoding MerR family transcriptional regulator; the protein is MNKYYSITELTREFGISTRTLRFYEDEGLIHPERRGRTRLFRPADRHLIKEILRGRRIGFTIAEIREIIQVYKDPPGEMGQLQLLMKRVEEKREDLRQKRKDIEDTLTELDNVEEACLTRLAEIGVGT
- a CDS encoding peptide deformylase; its protein translation is MMKRMWRASRAPSRQQTRAETFPMAVRPIIRFPNPLLATAAEPVTQFDEDLRQLADDLADTMRAAPGIGITAPHIGILQRVMVIEIDRQEGPRSFVNPEIVWQSSETVRHDEGSVSMPGIVEEVERPARVRVRFQSLGGEAREEEAEGLMAVCLQHEIDQLDGFFWLRRLSRLKRERAVKRFEKFN
- the mgtE gene encoding magnesium transporter, with translation MSSTGDDDRGSDEIGVHDGSDIYAEDGSVRSDFLMHVGAAIADRDTIYLRQHVAGLHASELGDLIEAIQPEQRIALVLLLGKDFDLAALTEVDEGIRLDIVEHLPNEQIAEAIGEMDSDDAVYILEDLDQEDQEEILAKLPFTERVRLRRSLDYPESTAGRRMQTEFVAVPPFWTVGQTIDYMREDEDLPESFTQIFVIDPTFKLLGAVDLDRVLRAKRSVKIDAIMRDTSHSVPAEMDQEEAAQLFEQYDLLSAAVVDENGRLVGVLTIDDVVDVIQEEAEEDFLRLSGVGDEELSDSVAEAARSRVPWLFVNSITAFVSASVIGLFDATIQQIVALAILMPIVAGMGGNAGSQTMTVTVRALATRGLDIHNAPRIIRREAGVGLLNGMIFGAFIGLVAGVWFQDADLGGIIATAMMINMMAAALAGILIPLLLEKSGADPAVSSAVFVTTVTDITGFFSFLGIATWWFRIA
- a CDS encoding DUF599 domain-containing protein — translated: MTTEDYVALAIFVLLWAGFAWTSDGRRNFKRVSLTRLMNEHRARWIRNSLNRDLKMIDTQIIAGLQAGTAFFASTTIFALGGCFALLGATEQVQMIFSDLPQIFRSGRTAFELKVGGLTCLFGYSFFKFGWSYRLFNYCSILMGGIPMTADMKRDEPAAERAAERAIRLNILAAKHFNAGLRAIFLSIGYLGWFISPYVFMVLTALVIFVLARRQFFSEARAALIESRP